One Sphingomicrobium sp. XHP0239 DNA segment encodes these proteins:
- a CDS encoding DUF4331 family protein yields MKKLTKGVIGGGAALGALALAFNFAEVPLIAADHLDPPQRTDPSVDDTPDRAADIADIYTFFDDENVVMILTFAGPAPTNQPATYDPDVRYYLNVSNDEPRTETNIPILIQFGEDASQAGNQFGVRVANLPGVDGDIIGPVETDLSKDGVRVRAGLFDDPFFFDLQGFRETRDTGTLSFDSDRDFFAGQNITAVVIEIPRDRIENDDNLVDIWSETLRLGGNL; encoded by the coding sequence ATGAAGAAACTCACCAAGGGAGTGATCGGCGGGGGAGCGGCATTGGGCGCGCTGGCTCTGGCGTTCAACTTCGCCGAAGTGCCGCTCATCGCGGCCGATCACCTCGATCCACCGCAGCGGACCGACCCCAGTGTCGACGACACGCCCGACCGGGCGGCCGACATCGCTGACATCTACACCTTCTTCGATGACGAAAACGTCGTCATGATCCTGACCTTCGCCGGACCGGCGCCGACGAACCAGCCGGCGACGTACGATCCGGATGTGCGCTACTATCTCAACGTTTCCAATGATGAGCCGCGCACTGAAACCAACATCCCCATCCTGATCCAGTTCGGCGAGGATGCGAGCCAGGCCGGTAATCAGTTCGGCGTCCGCGTGGCGAACCTGCCAGGAGTGGATGGCGACATCATCGGTCCCGTGGAAACCGATCTCAGCAAGGATGGCGTGAGGGTCCGCGCGGGTCTCTTCGACGATCCCTTCTTCTTCGACCTTCAGGGCTTCCGGGAAACGCGTGATACCGGGACACTGTCCTTCGACAGCGACCGCGATTTCTTCGCGGGGCAAAACATCACCGCCGTCGTCATCGAAATTCCGCGTGATCGGATCGAGAACGACGACAATCTCGTGGACATCTGGTCCGAAACGCTGCGCCTTGGAGGGAATCTCTAA
- a CDS encoding DUF4331 family protein, with product MKNPFSIAARTLVPLMLIGGLAACSDSDDNEDVVVVPPQPDPGPGPQPTGFDVTPCLEQEIPGTGLTVAEAVVPDTLTINFSAPSGFPNGRALPDPVIDVTLAVIFLDLMTHDPTAFFELPLNPPANDVSFRGSFPFLANAQGMPPRADTSGSGFSFNTQADSAYDRVDRMGMPAVSTALIPTDTKVPYNDANPAIDATGEFVPEIAMVLTDLTNALADDLTSLGFQPCAVPAGS from the coding sequence ATGAAAAACCCATTTTCCATCGCCGCCCGGACGCTCGTTCCGTTGATGCTGATCGGGGGCCTCGCCGCCTGTTCGGACAGCGACGACAATGAAGATGTCGTCGTCGTGCCGCCGCAGCCCGATCCCGGACCCGGTCCTCAACCCACCGGTTTCGACGTGACCCCCTGCCTCGAGCAAGAAATTCCCGGCACGGGCCTCACCGTGGCCGAGGCGGTCGTTCCGGACACGCTGACGATCAACTTCTCGGCGCCTTCGGGCTTCCCGAACGGTCGTGCGCTGCCGGATCCCGTGATCGACGTCACTCTGGCCGTCATCTTCCTCGATTTGATGACGCATGATCCGACGGCCTTCTTCGAGCTGCCGCTCAACCCGCCGGCGAACGACGTTTCGTTCCGAGGCAGCTTCCCGTTCCTTGCGAATGCACAGGGAATGCCTCCGCGGGCCGATACCAGTGGTTCGGGCTTTTCGTTCAACACGCAGGCCGACAGTGCCTACGACCGTGTCGATCGCATGGGGATGCCCGCGGTTTCGACGGCGCTGATTCCGACGGATACGAAGGTCCCGTATAACGACGCCAATCCGGCGATCGATGCGACGGGCGAGTTCGTACCGGAGATCGCGATGGTCCTGACCGATCTGACGAACGCGTTGGCGGACGACCTTACCTCGCTGGGCTTCCAGCCCTGCGCGGTCCCTGCCGGCTCCTAA
- a CDS encoding tetratricopeptide repeat protein encodes MAASIRYLLLATVALVVLGLLLMATRQPVVHQLSSLEANGYGARNFDAGLAERQIELERTVAHRERQDDSWLAREHEAMARFSHAKLDGSFSGMDRAYRQLTQAMALAPDMSGPQRSRAILALAMHRLDEAEIALDTIEARPVRLRATERAEVMAMRGDIAFYRGDYADAKTLYDSAIYLDPHPGQYVRLANWHQRMGDLDASLAAFDRAASVSDRVSPELASTLLLYAGGAHLKRGQWDEARDYFERADEAWPGYWLTEAHLAQLDAARGDLATAERRYRAILADHQEPSVMAAFATVLEAQGKRAEAERLTRRAETMFAEQAEAYPEAFADHVLDGAIGAGDMDAALAAARANHAARPYGDAKVGMGRALIAAGRPEDARKWLQQVHDSGWRSTEQYVAMADACEAMNDRDCVREARRRAEDFDRMAFADGGEFLAFGNH; translated from the coding sequence ATGGCTGCATCCATTCGCTATCTTCTGTTGGCCACCGTCGCGCTCGTCGTGCTCGGCCTTCTATTGATGGCGACCCGACAGCCGGTCGTTCACCAACTCTCCAGTCTCGAAGCCAACGGCTATGGCGCGCGTAATTTCGACGCGGGTCTCGCCGAGCGGCAGATCGAACTCGAACGGACCGTTGCCCACCGCGAACGCCAGGACGACAGCTGGCTCGCGCGGGAGCATGAAGCGATGGCGCGGTTCAGTCATGCCAAGCTCGACGGCAGCTTTTCCGGAATGGACCGTGCCTACCGTCAACTGACGCAGGCCATGGCGCTGGCCCCCGACATGAGCGGGCCGCAACGTTCCCGCGCCATCCTCGCGCTGGCGATGCACCGGCTCGACGAAGCCGAAATCGCGCTCGACACCATTGAGGCGCGTCCCGTGCGACTTCGTGCGACCGAACGCGCCGAAGTCATGGCGATGCGCGGCGATATCGCTTTCTATCGCGGCGACTATGCGGACGCGAAGACGCTCTACGATTCCGCGATCTATCTCGACCCGCATCCCGGACAATATGTCCGGCTGGCGAACTGGCACCAGCGGATGGGCGATCTGGACGCATCGCTTGCAGCCTTCGACCGCGCAGCGTCGGTATCGGACCGGGTCTCGCCCGAGCTTGCCTCGACGTTGCTGCTTTATGCCGGCGGCGCTCATCTGAAGCGCGGACAGTGGGACGAGGCGCGCGACTATTTCGAACGCGCGGACGAAGCTTGGCCGGGCTACTGGCTCACCGAGGCGCACCTTGCTCAGCTCGATGCGGCAAGGGGCGATCTTGCGACGGCCGAGCGCCGCTATCGTGCGATCCTCGCCGACCATCAGGAGCCGAGCGTGATGGCCGCCTTCGCCACCGTTCTCGAGGCGCAAGGAAAAAGGGCAGAAGCGGAGCGATTGACGCGCCGGGCCGAAACGATGTTTGCCGAGCAGGCAGAGGCCTATCCTGAAGCCTTCGCAGACCACGTCCTCGACGGAGCGATCGGGGCGGGGGATATGGATGCGGCGCTGGCCGCAGCGCGCGCCAACCACGCCGCGCGGCCTTATGGCGATGCCAAGGTGGGCATGGGCCGCGCGTTGATCGCGGCGGGCCGACCCGAAGACGCGCGCAAGTGGCTACAGCAAGTCCACGACAGCGGCTGGCGTTCGACCGAGCAATATGTCGCGATGGCCGATGCGTGCGAAGCGATGAACGATCGCGACTGCGTTCGCGAAGCGCGGCGCCGCGCCGAGGACTTCGATCGGATGGCCTTTGCCGACGGCGGCGAGTTTCTCGCCTTCGGAAACCACTAG
- a CDS encoding CpaF family protein → MNAFGKRGNSSGPRPSFGVARPMKGGPSSGSKSSEEQNDDAPPEIETISSGSDQAASLSAMDKLNKRMNSEEQEKDTAEGFEASVNKIKDQVLPRLLERVDPEAAATLGKDELAEEFRPIISEVLGELKITLNRREQFALEKVLVDELLGLGPLEELLSDPAISDIMVNGPDQTFVERKGKLTLSKIQFRDEEHLFQIAQRIVNQVGRRVDQTTPLADARLKDGSRVNVIIPPLSLKGTAISIRKFSDKPITIDMMRGFGSMSEKMATVLKIAGACRMNIVISGGTGSGKTTMLNALSKMIDPGERVITIEDAAELRLQQPHWLPLETRPANLEGQGAIHIRDLVINALRMRPDRIILGEIRGQECFDLLAAMNTGHDGSMATLHSNSPRECLARMENMVMMGDIKIPKDAISRQIADSVDLIVQVKRLRDGSRRTTNITEVIGMEGDVIVTQELFKFEYHDETPDGKIIGEYASMGLRPYTLDKAKQFGFDQPFLEACL, encoded by the coding sequence ATGAACGCCTTCGGCAAACGCGGTAATTCATCGGGCCCGCGCCCGAGCTTCGGGGTGGCGCGCCCGATGAAGGGTGGCCCGTCCAGCGGCTCGAAATCATCCGAAGAGCAGAACGACGACGCCCCGCCCGAGATCGAGACGATCTCTTCCGGCTCCGATCAGGCCGCAAGCCTGTCGGCGATGGACAAGCTCAACAAGCGGATGAACTCCGAGGAGCAGGAAAAGGACACGGCCGAGGGCTTCGAGGCATCGGTCAACAAGATCAAGGACCAGGTTCTCCCCCGCCTGCTCGAACGTGTCGATCCCGAGGCTGCCGCAACGCTCGGCAAGGACGAATTGGCCGAGGAATTCCGCCCGATCATCTCCGAAGTGCTCGGGGAATTGAAGATCACGCTCAACCGGCGCGAGCAATTCGCGCTCGAGAAGGTGCTGGTCGACGAATTGCTGGGATTGGGTCCGCTCGAGGAATTGCTGTCCGACCCCGCGATTTCGGACATCATGGTCAACGGCCCAGACCAGACGTTCGTCGAGCGCAAGGGCAAGCTGACCCTGTCGAAGATCCAGTTCCGCGACGAGGAGCATCTCTTCCAGATCGCGCAGCGGATCGTGAACCAGGTCGGCCGCCGTGTCGACCAGACCACGCCGCTTGCCGACGCCCGCCTGAAGGACGGAAGCCGCGTTAACGTGATCATCCCGCCGCTGTCGCTCAAGGGCACGGCGATCTCGATTCGTAAGTTCTCCGACAAGCCGATCACGATTGACATGATGCGCGGCTTTGGATCGATGTCCGAAAAGATGGCCACCGTGCTGAAGATTGCGGGCGCGTGCCGTATGAACATCGTCATCTCGGGCGGTACGGGTTCGGGCAAGACGACGATGCTCAACGCGCTGTCGAAGATGATCGACCCGGGCGAACGCGTGATCACCATCGAGGATGCGGCCGAGCTTCGGCTTCAGCAGCCGCACTGGTTGCCGCTGGAAACGCGACCGGCGAACCTCGAAGGGCAAGGCGCGATCCACATTCGCGACCTCGTCATCAACGCGCTGCGTATGCGCCCCGACCGCATCATCCTGGGCGAAATCCGCGGGCAGGAATGTTTCGACCTGCTGGCCGCAATGAACACGGGTCACGATGGCTCGATGGCCACGCTCCACTCCAACTCGCCCCGCGAATGTCTCGCGCGTATGGAAAACATGGTGATGATGGGCGACATCAAGATCCCCAAGGACGCCATTTCACGACAGATCGCCGATTCGGTCGATCTCATCGTGCAGGTGAAGCGCCTACGCGACGGCTCGCGTCGGACGACCAACATCACCGAGGTCATCGGGATGGAAGGCGACGTGATCGTCACGCAGGAACTGTTCAAGTTCGAATATCATGATGAGACGCCCGACGGGAAAATCATCGGCGAATATGCGAGCATGGGCCTTCGCCCCTACACGCTCGACAAGGCCAAGCAGTTCGGGTTCGACCAGCCGTTCCTCGAGGCGTGCCTGTAG
- a CDS encoding ATP synthase F1 subunit epsilon gives MALKFELVTPEKLVRSDDVHMVVVPGVEGDFGVMEGHAPFMTTLKDGALDIYTTAGAAPERVTVSGGFAEVGNNGLTVLAESVEA, from the coding sequence ATGGCGCTCAAATTCGAACTCGTGACCCCCGAAAAGCTCGTCCGTTCCGACGATGTCCATATGGTCGTCGTTCCGGGCGTCGAGGGTGATTTCGGCGTGATGGAAGGCCACGCGCCTTTCATGACGACGCTCAAGGACGGCGCGCTCGACATCTATACCACCGCCGGCGCCGCACCCGAACGGGTCACCGTGTCCGGCGGGTTTGCCGAAGTCGGCAACAATGGTCTCACCGTTCTCGCGGAGTCCGTCGAAGCCTGA
- the atpD gene encoding F0F1 ATP synthase subunit beta, whose product MATAAPAAKATNTTMGRIAQVIGAVVDVEFDGELPPILGALETSNNGQRLVLEVAQHLGENIVRTIAMDATEGLTRGQDVHATGSMIEVPVGPKTLGRIMNVTGEPIDERGPIGSDKHMPIHADAPLFVDQSTESDILVTGIKVIDLLAPYAKGGKIGLFGGAGVGKTVLIQELINNIAKGHGGVSVFAGVGERTREGNDLYHEFLDAGVIAKDEDGNAISEGSKVALVFGQMNEPPGARARVALSGLTQAEYFRDQEGQDVLFFVDNIFRFTQAGSEVSALLGRIPSAVGYQPTLSTDMGALQERITSTNKGSITSVQAIYVPADDLTDPAPATSFAHLDATTTLSRAISELGIYPAVDPLDSTSRVLEPRVVGQEHYETARAVQETLQKYKSLQDIIAILGMDELSEEDKLTVARARKIQRFLSQPFHVAEVFTGIPGQFVQLEDTIRSFKAVVNGEYDHLPESAFYMVGGIDDAVAKAEKMAEDS is encoded by the coding sequence ATGGCCACCGCCGCACCCGCCGCCAAGGCAACCAACACCACGATGGGCCGCATCGCGCAGGTCATCGGCGCCGTCGTCGACGTCGAGTTCGACGGCGAGCTGCCGCCGATCCTCGGCGCGCTGGAAACCAGCAACAACGGCCAGCGCCTCGTCCTCGAGGTTGCGCAACACCTTGGCGAGAATATCGTCCGTACCATCGCGATGGACGCGACCGAGGGGCTTACCCGCGGTCAGGACGTGCACGCCACGGGCAGCATGATCGAGGTTCCCGTCGGTCCCAAGACGCTGGGCCGCATCATGAACGTCACCGGTGAGCCGATCGACGAGCGCGGCCCCATCGGGTCGGACAAGCACATGCCGATCCACGCCGATGCGCCGTTGTTCGTCGATCAGTCGACCGAATCCGACATTCTCGTCACGGGCATCAAGGTCATCGACCTTCTCGCTCCCTACGCGAAGGGCGGAAAGATCGGCCTCTTCGGCGGCGCAGGCGTGGGCAAGACCGTGCTCATCCAGGAATTGATCAACAATATCGCCAAGGGTCACGGCGGCGTCAGCGTGTTCGCCGGCGTCGGCGAACGCACCCGCGAAGGCAACGATCTCTATCACGAATTCCTCGACGCAGGCGTCATCGCCAAGGACGAGGACGGCAATGCCATCTCCGAAGGCTCTAAGGTGGCGCTCGTGTTCGGCCAGATGAACGAACCGCCGGGCGCGCGTGCCCGCGTGGCGCTCTCGGGCCTGACCCAGGCCGAATATTTCCGCGACCAGGAAGGCCAGGACGTGCTTTTCTTCGTCGACAACATCTTCCGCTTCACGCAGGCGGGTTCGGAAGTGTCGGCGCTGCTCGGTCGTATCCCGTCGGCCGTGGGTTACCAGCCGACGCTGTCGACCGACATGGGCGCGCTGCAGGAACGCATCACCTCCACCAACAAGGGCTCGATCACCTCGGTGCAGGCCATCTACGTCCCCGCGGACGATTTGACCGATCCGGCCCCCGCCACCTCGTTCGCCCACTTGGACGCCACCACGACCCTTTCGCGCGCCATCTCGGAACTCGGCATCTATCCGGCGGTCGATCCGCTGGATTCGACCAGCCGCGTGCTCGAGCCGCGCGTCGTCGGGCAGGAGCATTACGAAACCGCCCGTGCGGTCCAGGAAACCTTGCAGAAGTACAAGTCGCTTCAGGACATCATCGCCATCCTCGGCATGGATGAACTGTCGGAAGAAGATAAGCTGACCGTGGCCCGTGCCCGGAAGATCCAGCGCTTCCTGTCGCAGCCCTTCCACGTCGCCGAGGTCTTCACCGGCATCCCGGGCCAGTTCGTCCAGCTCGAAGACACGATCCGCAGCTTCAAGGCGGTCGTGAACGGCGAGTACGACCATCTGCCCGAATCGGCCTTCTACATGGTCGGCGGCATCGACGATGCAGTCGCCAAGGCCGAGAAGATGGCGGAAGACAGCTAA